From the genome of Sediminibacter sp. Hel_I_10:
ATTAGTGACATCACGTTTGATGAACTCCTAAGAGGGGAACATATTAATTATGACAACTCAAAACCTTATCCTTTTTGCTTAGCATATGCTCTAGAAAAGGAGTTGGAAGAACTTGGCGCTGTTCAAGACTGGCAAGTAGAGTATAAATGGGACGGTATTAGGGGGCAAATTGTGAAACGAAACAACGAGATATTTATATGGTCTAGAGGAGAGGAATTGGTGACAGAGCAATTTCCAGAATTGGTAGAGGCCATCGCAAAGTTGCCTGGTGATTTTGTAATTGATGGCGAAATTTTAGCGTTGAAGGACAATGCCATCCTATTATTTAACGATTTACAAAAACGCTTAAACCGAAAAAACGTCACTAAAAACTTGTTGCAAGACGTGCCCATTGGCTTTTACGTTTATGATATGATGGAGTGGCAAAACACCGATATTCGTGAGAAACCTTTGTCCTACCGAAGATCTCTTTTAGAAGAGCTATTTGATAAGTCGGCAACAAACAATAAAACATTATTTTTATCTGAAATTTTAACGGTAGATCACTGGCAAGATCTTATTCCTATTCGTGCCGAAGCCAGATCTAAAGACAGCGAAGGTTTGATGTTAAAACGGAAGCAGTCTCCTTATCACACTGGAAGGAAAAAAGGCGACTGGTGGAAATGGAAAGTAGATCCGTTGACCATTGATGCTGTAATGATCTATGCCCAAAAGGGAAGTGGCCGAAGGAGTTCGCATTATACCGATTATACTTTTGCCGTAAAAAAAGACGATGGTTTGGTTACGGTCGCAAAAGCGTATTCTGGTTTAACTAATGAGGAAATAAAAGAGGTGAGCAGATTTGTAAAGCAAAATTCTATTGAGAAATTTGGACCGGTGAGAACGGTAAAGCCAGAGTTGGTGTTCGAGATTGCTTTTGAGGGCATAGCTTTGAGCAATAGACATAAATCTGGCGTCGCGCTTCGTTTTCCAAGAATCTCCAGATGGCGAAAAGATAAACCCGTAGATGAAATTGATACCATAGAGAGCGTTAAACAATTGATCCATTCTCCAAATTGAGCAAGGCATTTCAAAATTCTGAAGGGCATCGCATCATTTTAGATTGGATGGACTCAAAAGGAAACAAACCCTTTAAATTTCAAGAGCAAACTTGGGCAAAATACCATAGCGGACATAGCGGGATGGTTATTGCACCAACAGGTTTTGGCAAGACATTTTCGGTGTTTTTGGCCGTAGTGATTGATTATCTCAATAAACCAGAGCATTATAAAAAAGGGATTAAGCTGTTGTGGGTAAGTCCGTTGCGGTCCTTAGCCAAGGATTTGGCAAAAGCCATGTCTGTTGCGGTAGCCGAAATTGGCCTCGACTGGGAAGTTGCCGTTAGAAATGGAGATACACCAACAAAGATACGGCGGCAACAAGAGCGCTTAATGCCAGATGTGCTTATTGTAACTCCAGAAACCCTACACTTGCTATTCTCACAAAAGAACAATTCCAGATGGTTTAAATCGATTAGATGTGTTGCCGTAGATGAATGGCACGAACTTATAGGAAATAAACGAGGGATTTTAGTAGAGCTGGCACTAGCTAGATTGCTTCACATTTCCGAAGCATTACGCATTTGGGGTATTACGGCTACCATTGGTAACCTTGAAGAAGCAGCCAAGGTATTGATGCCCTATCCCAATTTAAAGACCGTTATGATTACGGCAAAGGAGAATAAAAAAATCAAGGTCATCCCTGTGCTACCAGATGAGGTAGAGGTATTGCCGTGGGCAGGACATTTGGGCAGGAGTATGGCCGATAAGATTATTCCCATCATCCATCAAAATAACACGACCCTTATTTTTACAAATACCAGAGGACAATCAGAATTGTGGTATCAGATTATTTTAGAGGCAGATCCAGATTTAGCCGGTTTACTGGCCATCCACCATGGTTCTATTGATAAAAAACTGAGAAATTGGATAGAAAATAGCATTTCCGAAGGCATTTTAAAAGCAGTGGTTTGTACATCATCTTTAGATTTAGGTGTAGATTTTAAACCTGTAGACTGCGTCATTCAAATTGGGTCGGCAAAAGGGGTAGCGCGGTTTATGCAACGTGCTGGACGTAGCGGACATTCGCCTTACGAACTGTCTAAAATTTACATCATTCCAACCCATTCCTTAGAAATTGTTGAGGCCGCTGCTTTAAAGGAGGCTGTGCAATTGAGACGCGTAGAGGCGAGACAACCCATGGTACTAACCTTTGATGTCATGGTGCAGTTTATGGTCACCTTGGCCGTGGGAGAGGGATTTAAAGCCGATGAGGTTTTACATCTCTTAAGAAGTACTCATGCTTTTGGGATGATGACCGATGATGAATTTGCTTGGGCCATCCAGTTCATCACTCAAGGCGGAAACACCTTAAAGTCTTACGAAGAATTCCATAAAGTGTTTAAGGATGATGACGGATTTTACAAGGTGAAATCAAGACGTATTGCCATGCTGCACCGCATGAATATTGGTGCCATTGTAAGCGAGGCTATGCTGAGAGTAAAGTTTCTGTCTGGTGGTTATGTGGGGATGATTGAAGAATATTTTATCACCAAATTAAAACCAAACGATAGCTTTGTACTTGCTGGGCGTATGTTGGAGTTGGTGCACATCAAGGATATGACCGCCTATGTTAAAATCAGTAAGGCAAAAAAAGCCATTACGCCAAGTTGGTTGGGAGGTAGGCTGCCTTTGACTTCCTACATGAGTCATTTACTTCGTAAAAAATTATCAGATGCCATGAATCCAGGGACTCGTGAAAAAGAGCTCAAATTTTTACATCCCTTAATTGCGAGACAAAGTCAATATTCCCACATTCCGAGAGAAGATGAGTTTCTTGTGGAGATCATTACAACAAAAGAAGGATTTCATATGTTTATGTATCCCTTTGAGGGGCGATTGGTGCATGAGGTAATTTCTGCATTGATGGCATATCGCATAAGTAAAATTAAGCCCTTGACCTTTACAATAGCCATGAACGATTACGGATTTGAGTTATTGAGCGATCAGGAGTTTCCGTCAGATGATCAAACTATTGAAAGCTTATTGAGTAAGGAACATTTAATGGACGATGTTATTGCAAGTATTAATGCTGCGGAAATGGCCTCACGGAAATTTCGGGATATTGCAGTTATTTCTGGATTGGTGGTACAAACCATGCCGGGCGCTAATCGAAATAATAAAAGTCTGCAATCGTCTTCAGGATTGATTTTTAGAGTGCTTGAAGATAATGAACCCAATAATTTACTGTTACGTCAAGCCTATGCTGAGGTGTTTGATCAGCAGTTGGAAGAAGTAAGACTCAAGGAGGCTTTTGAAAGAATTAATAATGGAAAGCTGGTGATTAAGAGATCGGATGCTTTTACGCCCTTGAGTTTCCCAATAAAAGTAGATAGTTTGAGACAGAGTTTGAGCAGTGAGAAATTAGATAAACGTATCGCGCGTATACAGAATGACGTCTATAGAAAACACAAGAAATGACCTTTACCGAGAAACCTATTGAACTCAAAAATGAGACGTTGATCTTAAATAATCTTCGGGCCATGTTTTGGCCTAAACAGAATGCTTTAATCGTTTCTGACCTTCATATTGGTAAATCGGCGCATTTTAGGCGTCACGGCATTCCTGTTTCTGTAGATGTACAGCGTAAGGATTTGGATCGATTGTCTTTTTTGGTATCGCACTACCAAGCCAAGCAATTAATAGTGGTTGGAGATCTGTTTCATGCAGAAGTCAACACCGATATGGATTTATTTAAGCGCTGGCGTGATAAGGAAACTGATCTAGAAATTTTGCTCATTAAAGGCAATCATGACAGGTTGAAAGCTGAGGTTTATGAGGGGTTTAAAATTAATTGCTGCCAAGATCAATGGGATA
Proteins encoded in this window:
- a CDS encoding ATP-dependent DNA ligase translates to MKHFSKLISAVEITNKTNDKIAAFVEYFKTAPDKDKLWLIAIFTGKRPKRPVKTTLMKQWCMEITNIPEWLFLESYSTVGDLGETMSLLLPEPSHTIDKSFSEWMQDIVALKSQSDAQKEAFIRNAWSGLDVQERLIFNKLIGGSFRVGVSKKTLVNALAKFSGIEANQLMHSIIGNWQISDITFDELLRGEHINYDNSKPYPFCLAYALEKELEELGAVQDWQVEYKWDGIRGQIVKRNNEIFIWSRGEELVTEQFPELVEAIAKLPGDFVIDGEILALKDNAILLFNDLQKRLNRKNVTKNLLQDVPIGFYVYDMMEWQNTDIREKPLSYRRSLLEELFDKSATNNKTLFLSEILTVDHWQDLIPIRAEARSKDSEGLMLKRKQSPYHTGRKKGDWWKWKVDPLTIDAVMIYAQKGSGRRSSHYTDYTFAVKKDDGLVTVAKAYSGLTNEEIKEVSRFVKQNSIEKFGPVRTVKPELVFEIAFEGIALSNRHKSGVALRFPRISRWRKDKPVDEIDTIESVKQLIHSPN
- a CDS encoding ligase-associated DNA damage response DEXH box helicase, which codes for MSKAFQNSEGHRIILDWMDSKGNKPFKFQEQTWAKYHSGHSGMVIAPTGFGKTFSVFLAVVIDYLNKPEHYKKGIKLLWVSPLRSLAKDLAKAMSVAVAEIGLDWEVAVRNGDTPTKIRRQQERLMPDVLIVTPETLHLLFSQKNNSRWFKSIRCVAVDEWHELIGNKRGILVELALARLLHISEALRIWGITATIGNLEEAAKVLMPYPNLKTVMITAKENKKIKVIPVLPDEVEVLPWAGHLGRSMADKIIPIIHQNNTTLIFTNTRGQSELWYQIILEADPDLAGLLAIHHGSIDKKLRNWIENSISEGILKAVVCTSSLDLGVDFKPVDCVIQIGSAKGVARFMQRAGRSGHSPYELSKIYIIPTHSLEIVEAAALKEAVQLRRVEARQPMVLTFDVMVQFMVTLAVGEGFKADEVLHLLRSTHAFGMMTDDEFAWAIQFITQGGNTLKSYEEFHKVFKDDDGFYKVKSRRIAMLHRMNIGAIVSEAMLRVKFLSGGYVGMIEEYFITKLKPNDSFVLAGRMLELVHIKDMTAYVKISKAKKAITPSWLGGRLPLTSYMSHLLRKKLSDAMNPGTREKELKFLHPLIARQSQYSHIPREDEFLVEIITTKEGFHMFMYPFEGRLVHEVISALMAYRISKIKPLTFTIAMNDYGFELLSDQEFPSDDQTIESLLSKEHLMDDVIASINAAEMASRKFRDIAVISGLVVQTMPGANRNNKSLQSSSGLIFRVLEDNEPNNLLLRQAYAEVFDQQLEEVRLKEAFERINNGKLVIKRSDAFTPLSFPIKVDSLRQSLSSEKLDKRIARIQNDVYRKHKK
- the pdeM gene encoding ligase-associated DNA damage response endonuclease PdeM; this encodes MTFTEKPIELKNETLILNNLRAMFWPKQNALIVSDLHIGKSAHFRRHGIPVSVDVQRKDLDRLSFLVSHYQAKQLIVVGDLFHAEVNTDMDLFKRWRDKETDLEILLIKGNHDRLKAEVYEGFKINCCQDQWDMAPFRFVHEPKLLSDRFVISGHIHPGVEIKSRGRPRLRLPCFQVSASQLILPAFSEFTGLATSKVKKNQIFHAFTETAFFEF